From the genome of Haloterrigena sp. KLK7, one region includes:
- a CDS encoding proline dehydrogenase family protein yields MIPPIANHFVAGESPATALEHVRRLNDRDVKAILNLLGEHYDDRDAAAADAAEYRRLVDDIANSSLEACISVKPSQLGLDLGEDVFRETLAGVVDAAADRDVFVWIDMEDHTTTDATLDAYEELARAHEGGVGVCVQANLKRTREDVERLADVPGKVRFVKGAYDEPADIAYRDADRVDREYEALLEYAFEHYDGGIAVGSHDPAMIDHAIDCHETHGTDFEIQMLMGVREDAQNELAAEYSVYQYVPYGDRWKSYFYRRMTERTANVRFALRALLDR; encoded by the coding sequence ATGATCCCGCCGATCGCGAACCACTTCGTCGCCGGGGAGTCGCCGGCGACGGCCCTCGAGCACGTCCGCCGGCTGAACGATCGCGACGTGAAGGCGATCCTCAATCTGCTGGGCGAACACTACGACGACCGCGACGCCGCGGCCGCCGACGCCGCCGAATACCGGCGACTGGTCGACGACATCGCGAACTCGAGTCTCGAGGCCTGCATCTCGGTCAAGCCGTCGCAACTGGGACTGGATCTGGGCGAGGACGTGTTTCGGGAGACGCTCGCGGGCGTCGTCGACGCGGCCGCGGACCGCGACGTCTTCGTCTGGATCGACATGGAGGACCACACGACGACCGACGCGACGCTCGACGCGTACGAGGAGCTCGCTCGAGCGCACGAGGGCGGCGTCGGCGTCTGCGTACAGGCGAACCTCAAGCGCACCCGCGAGGACGTCGAACGGCTCGCGGACGTGCCGGGCAAGGTCCGGTTCGTCAAGGGGGCCTACGACGAGCCGGCCGATATCGCCTATCGCGACGCCGACCGGGTCGACCGGGAGTACGAGGCGCTGCTCGAATACGCCTTCGAACACTACGACGGCGGCATCGCGGTCGGTAGTCACGACCCCGCGATGATCGACCACGCGATCGACTGCCACGAGACCCACGGCACCGACTTCGAGATCCAGATGCTGATGGGCGTCCGCGAGGACGCCCAGAACGAACTCGCCGCGGAGTACTCCGTCTACCAGTACGTCCCCTACGGCGACCGGTGGAAATCGTACTTCTACCGGCGGATGACCGAACGGACGGCGAACGTCCGATTCGCGCTCCGTGCCCTCCTCGACCGCTAA